In Monodelphis domestica isolate mMonDom1 chromosome 4, mMonDom1.pri, whole genome shotgun sequence, one DNA window encodes the following:
- the LOC100618455 gene encoding zinc finger protein 260-like isoform X2, producing MLENIQNLLSVGLPMLREKFISCFQQGEAPWLLDKKDPRSSCSEAETTFEVTEMTTMPSFFVKRYDPQRCMNEGPSGFVLREIIDSNIKVNKNPKSHNVFDEKTEKFSQYSVLYQYMKLALGNCQDHEYVKCSPEEVGLIQWHEKPLDVPMYQCDLGGMAFDCSSDLRRHPKRKCVKIVSMSNKGGKPSSQNSEPAAHEIIHSGEKPYECKECGKAFTWKVSLAAHQRIHTGEKPFECKQCGKAFIWKVSFTEHQRIHTGEKPYECKHCGKAFTKRGHLVSHQRMHTGEKPYECKQCGKAFTWKVSFTEHQRIHSGEKPYECKHCGKAFTQRSHLATHQRIHTGEKPYECKQCGKAFTERGSLAKHQRIHTGEKPYECKHCGKAFTNSGYLAVHQRIHTGEKPYECNHCGKAFTERGSLAVHQRIHTGEKPYECKQCGKAFTDSGSLAKHQRSHSGDKPYECKHCGKAFTWKVSFTEHQRSHSGEKPYECKHCGKAFTKSGHLASHQRIHTGEKPYQCKHCGKAFTDRGNHAIHQRIHTGEKPYECKQCGKAFTQRGSLAIHLRSHSGEKPYECKQCGKAFRDSGSLAAHQRIHSGEKPYECTQCGKAFTQRGQLTVHQRSHSGEKPYECKQCGKAFTNRGNLAKHQRIHSGEKPFECKQCGKAFTRRSSLAQHQRIHGGEKPYECKQCGKAFRWRESLARHQSIHIG from the exons GGCTTCCAATGCTTAGAGAAAAATTTATCTCCTGTTTTCAGCAAGGAGAAGCACCATGGCTGTTAGACAAAAAAGACCCAAGGAGCTCTTGTTCAG aggcTGAGACTACTTTTGAAGTGACGGAGATGACTACAATGCCAAGCTTTTTTGTGAAAAGATATGACCCCCAAAGATGCATGAATGAGGGTCCCTCTGGCTTCGTTTTGAGAGAAATCATTGACTCTAATATCaaggtaaataaaaatccaaagagtCACAATGTATTTGATGAAAAGACAGAGAAATTCAGCCAATATTCAGTCCTATATCAGTATATGAAATTGGCCTTAGGTAATTGTCAGGATCACGAATATGTCAAGTGCTCTCCTGAAGAAGTAGGACTTATTCAGTGGCATGAGAAACCTCTGGATGTGCCCATGTATCAATGTGACCTAGGTGGAATGGCCTTTGACTGCAGTTCAGACCTCAGGAGACATCCAAAAAGGAAATGTGTAAAGATAGTTTCTATGAGTAATAAAGGTGGGAAACCTTCCAGTCAGAACTCTGAGCCTGCTGCACATGAAATAATacactctggagagaaaccttatgaatgtaaagagTGTGGGAAGGCTTTCACATGGAAAGTctctcttgctgcacatcagagaatccacactggagagaaaccttttgaatgtaaacagtgtggaaaggcttttatatGGAAGGTCTCTTttactgaacatcagagaatccatactggagagaaaccttatgagtgtaaacactgtggaaaagctttcacaaAGAGGGGCCATCTTGTCAgtcatcagagaatgcacactggagagaaaccttatgaatgtaaacagtgtggaaaggcttttacatggAAGGTCTCCTTTACTGAACATCAGCgaatccacagtggagagaaaccttatgaatgtaaacactgtggaaaggctttcactcaGAGGAGCCatcttgctacacatcagagaatccacactggagagaaaccttatgaatgtaaacagtgtggaaaggctttcacagagaggggctctcttgctaaacatcagagaattcacacaggagagaaaccttatgaatgtaagcactgtggaaaggctttcacaaatAGTGGctatcttgctgtacatcaaagaatccacactggagagaaaccttatgaatgtaaccactgtggaaaggctttcacagagaggggttctcttgctgtacatcagagaatccacactggagagaaaccttatgagtgtaaacaatgtggaaaggctttcacagataGCGGCtctcttgctaaacatcagagaagtCACAGTGGAGataaaccttatgaatgtaaacattgTGGAAAGGCATTTACGTGGAAGGTCTCTTTTACTGAACATCAGAGAagccacagtggagagaaaccttatgaatgtaaacactgtggaaaggctttcacaaaaAGTGGCCATCTTGCCagtcatcagagaatccacactggagagaaaccttatcagtgtaaacactgtggaaaggctttcacagataGAGGCAATCATGCCattcatcagagaatccacactggagagaaaccttatgaatgtaaacaatgtggaaaggctttcacacagagagGCTCTCTTGCCATTCATCTGAGGagccacagtggagagaaaccttatgaatgtaaacaatgtggaaaggctttcagagatAGTGGctctcttgctgcacatcagagaatccacagtggagagaaaccttatgaatgtacgcagtgtggaaaggctttcacacagagagGCCagcttactgtacatcagagaagccacagtggagagaaaccttatgaatgtaaacagtgtggaaaggctttcacaaatAGAGGCAATCTTGccaaacatcagagaatccacagtggcgagaaaccttttgaatgtaaacagtgtgggaAAGCTTTCACACGGAGGAGCTCTCTTGcacaacatcagagaattcatggtggagagaaaccttatgaatgtaaacaatgtggaaaggctttcagatgGAGGGAGTCTCTTGCCAGACATCAGAGCATCCATATTGGATAG